Within the Pseudomonas sp. SL4(2022) genome, the region AAATCGGGTCGAAGCTGGTGAAAATGCGCAGGCCTTCTTCGGTCAGATCCTGCTCCTGGTAATCTTCGCGCAACTGACGCTTGACGAGATCGAGAAAAGCCGGAAATGAACTGTCCGCCAGACTGCCTCGACGGGTGATACCCAGCGGCTTCTGTTTCGCGGCGCTCACATCTGCCGCACTGACAACACCCTGCTCTGCCAGCACATCCAGCACCAGATTACGGCGCTCCAGTGCACGCTCCGGGTTACGCCGCGGGTTGTAGTAGGTCGGCCCCTTGACCATACCGACCAGCAGGGCGACCTGATCAAGCTTCAGCTCGGAGAGGGGCTGGCTGAAGAAATACTGGCTGGCCAGACCAAAGCCATGCACCGCGCGCTGGCCATCCTGACCGAGGAAAACCTCGTTGAGGTAGGCTTCAAGAATGTCCTTCTTGTCGTAATGCAGCTCAAGCAAAACGGCCATCATGGCTTCGGTGGCCTTGCGCGAGAGGCTGCGCTCATTGGTCAAATAGAAGTTCTTTACCAACTGCTGAGTCAGGGTACTGCCGCCCTGACGCAGCTGACCGGCGGTGGCGTTGATCCAAACCGCACGGGCGATACCCTTGGGCGACACACCAAAGTGATTGAAGAACTCACGATCCTCGATCGCCACCAGGGTTTCAACCAGATAAGGCGGCACCTGCTCCAGCTTGATCAGCACGCGGTCTTCCTGATGCGCTGGGTACAACCCGCCGATCAGCAGCGGCTCAAGGCGCGCCACAGCTAGGTTGCCACCGCCAGCCTGAGTCAGCCCAGCAACGTAATCGCCGGAAAAACGCACACGCACACGCTGTGAAGGCTCCGCGCTTTCATAGAACTGGAAGCCACGCGAATGCAGCTCGATGTTATTGCCCGCTACCGAAACGCCACCGGGACCGACCACCGTGTTTTCCCGGCGATAGCCCAGGGCATCCAGCTCCTTGAGGAAGTCATCCTTGGCCAGCTTCTGCCCCACGAACAGTTCCAGCGGCCGAGCGTAGACCTTGGCGGGCACGGTCCAGCGCTTGCCGGAGAATTTCTCCTGGACCACAGCATCGAGATAAACCGCAAACACGGCGAGCACCACCAGACCGACCAGGCTGAGCTTGAGAGCCCAGCCCAGCCAAGGGCGCATACCGCCGGTGCGGCGTTTAGAACGGGGACGGGAAGATCGGGTACGAGTCATGGCGCGGCATTATACGCACTTTGCCCACTTGCCAGCAGGCCGCCGCTACGGTTTGCAGACTGGCCTTGAGCGGCCATAATGGACGCCTCTTATTTCAGTACAACGCCAAGGATCGCCCGTGAGCCAAGCTCTGATCGCCGCATTGCAAAACCCGGCACTCTACCCTCATCCGGTGGAGCAGTTTCAGGTCATCGAAACCCATATTTCCTGGGTGATACTCACCGGCCCCTTCGCTTACAAAATCAAGAAACCAGTGAATTTCGGCTTTCTCGATTTCACCGAATTAAGCGCCCGCGAGCACTTCTGCAAGGAAGAGCTGCGCCTCAATCAGCGCCTGACTCAAGGCCTTTACCTGGACGTGCTGCCGATCAGCGGCAGTGTCGAGGCACCACAACTCGGCGGTAGCGGAACGGCCATCGAGTATGTGCTGAAAATGCGCCAGTTCCCGCAAAGCCAATTGCTCAGTGATGTACAGGCACGCGGTGAATTGACTGAAGCGCACATCGACGACCTGGCCAAGCAGATCGCAGACTTCCATGGCACCACACCTGCCGTGGCAAGCAGCCATGCGTTGTGCTCGCCAGACGCCATCGTTGCGCCAATGCGGCAGAACTTCGAGCAGATCCGCCCACTGCTCAATGATGCCGCCGACCTGCAGCAGCTGGCGGCTCTGCAAGACTGGACCGAAGCCACCTACACCCGCCTGGAGCCACTGCTTGCCGAACGTGCCAACAGTGGCTCGATCCGCGAATGTCATGGCGACATCCACCTGGGCAACGCCACCCTGCTCGACGGCCAGGTCGTGCTGTTCGATTGCATCGAATTCAACGAGCCATTCCGCCTGATCGATATCGCCTCGGACGCGGCCTTCCTCGCCATGGATCTGGAAGACCGTGGCCTCAAGGCGCATGCCTGGCGCTTCATCAATGCCTGGCTGGAGCACACCGGTGATTACGCAGCACTGGAGTTGCTGAATTTCTACAAGGCCTACCGCGCCCTGGTACGCGCCAAAGTCGCGCTGTTCAGCCTGGCCCATCAGACCGATGCGGTGCAAAAAGCCGTAACCCTGCGCCAATACCGTAACTACGCCAACCTGGCGGAAAGCTACAGCGCCATCCCCTCTTGTTTCCTGGCTATCACCCACGGTGTTTCTGCCGTGGGAAAAAGCCATGTGGCCATGCGCCTGGTCGAGGCACTGGGTGCTATTCGACTGCGTTCGGATGTAGAGCGCAAGCGACTGTTCGGCGAACAGTCGCTTGCAGACCTCGGCAAGTTGAGCGCCGGCATCTACACCCAGAACGCCAGCGCCACCACTTACCAGCGCCTGCACCAACTCGCCAAAGCGACCCTGCATGCCGGGTTTCCAGTAATCATCGACGCCACTTACCTCAAGCAGGCACAGCGCGAGGCAGCCAGTCAGGTGGCCGAAGCCTGCGGCGTTCCCTTCATCATTCTGGAGTGCAGCGCCCCTGACGAAGTTATCGCCAGTTGGCTGGAGCAGCGCAAAGCCGCTGGTAGCGACCCATCCGATGCCACCATGGATGTTGTGCTCGCACAAAAGGCGAGCCGCGAAGCACTGAGTGACGGTGAACTGCTGCACAGCAAGCGTGTCGACACCCACGAAAGCGCCAGCCTGGACACCCTGATCGCGCGCATTCGCCAACGCCTTCCGGGAATCTGATTGACACATAGGACGTAGTACTGCTGGAAGCAGACTGCGCCACGGCTTCTATACTTGGAGTAAGCCCCAACACGGAGATAGCCCATGAGCCAGCCCAAACAGTTGGACAATCCACTGTACGCACTGATTCACAATGAAAAAGTATCGGCATTCAATGCGCAGAAGCCTAAAGACACCGTCGTTGATTTGAGCGACGGTGACTTTCGCGGACTGGATCTACGTGCTCTTGATGCGCACGGCATCAATTTCACCAACGCCTACTTCCGCGGTGCCGACTTGCGTGGCCTGGATCTGCGCTACTCTCAACTTGAAGGTGCCAGTATTGCCCATGCGCAAATATCAGGAGCCTACTTCCCTGTCGAACTGACCGCAGATGAAATCCTCATGTCCGTAAACTTTGGTACACGCCTGCGCTACAAGACACGGTAAGCATCAACGTCAGCCAACTTTTCGGCGCGCTGGCAGCCGCTTACCCCACTTTTCGCCCGCATTATCCAGCACACATATCTGCCTGGATGGCAGCCCGACCCCCACAGTGCCTGCTCGCCTTGGACATCGCTTACGGCAATGGCCAGGCAAGTTATCTGCGGTTAGAACACTTGGAGCAGGTTCTGACATGCAATCGCAGTATTGAACAACTGCAGGCAAGCCGAACACGCTCACATGTGCAGCTCTTTGCGACGCACGCACAGGCCGAGCCATTAACCAACCAAAGTATCAACCTGATGGTGATTGCGCAGGCATTGCATGGGTTCGCCACCCCGGTCTTTTTCAAGAATATGCACCGCCTGCTCAAACCTGGCGTGATCGACTGTGCTTAGTGTTACGGCCCGCTGCGCATCAACGCAGGGCTGGATGAACTGATCGACCATATTTACTGGCAAACGCTGGACGATTTCTGGCCGGCAGGTCGGGCCAGTGTTGATGCGGGTTACCGTGATATGCCCAATCCCTTTAGCGGACTGAAACCAACGAGCTCATCCGTCCAAAAATACTGGTCACTGGATCAATTACAGGGGTATCTGCGGACGTGATCAGCATTGCAGCGCTATGTACAACACCACAGCCAAAACCCGTTGCAGCAACTAGAGC harbors:
- a CDS encoding methyltransferase domain-containing protein; the protein is MDIAYGNGQASYLRLEHLEQVLTCNRSIEQLQASRTRSHVQLFATHAQAEPLTNQSINLMVIAQALHGFATPVFFKNMHRLLKPGVIDCA
- the mrcB gene encoding penicillin-binding protein 1B translates to MTRTRSSRPRSKRRTGGMRPWLGWALKLSLVGLVVLAVFAVYLDAVVQEKFSGKRWTVPAKVYARPLELFVGQKLAKDDFLKELDALGYRRENTVVGPGGVSVAGNNIELHSRGFQFYESAEPSQRVRVRFSGDYVAGLTQAGGGNLAVARLEPLLIGGLYPAHQEDRVLIKLEQVPPYLVETLVAIEDREFFNHFGVSPKGIARAVWINATAGQLRQGGSTLTQQLVKNFYLTNERSLSRKATEAMMAVLLELHYDKKDILEAYLNEVFLGQDGQRAVHGFGLASQYFFSQPLSELKLDQVALLVGMVKGPTYYNPRRNPERALERRNLVLDVLAEQGVVSAADVSAAKQKPLGITRRGSLADSSFPAFLDLVKRQLREDYQEQDLTEEGLRIFTSFDPILQLKAESALADSLKRLSGRKGVDQVEAGMVVTSPESGEVQAIIGSRQPRFAGFNRALDAVRPIGSLIKPAIYLTALERPSQYTLTSLLEDQPFSIKGQNGQVWSPQNYDRKAHGTIYLYQGLVNSYNLSTAKLGLEIGVPEVLKTLSRLGVEQEWPAYPSMLLGAGGLSPMSVANMYQTLANGGFNTPLRSIRNVLTADGQPLKRYPFQIQQRFDSGAIYLLQNAMRRTMSEGTGRSVYGQLPRSLALAGKTGTSNDSRDSWFAGFSQDVLAVVWLGRDDNGPTPLTGATGALQVWTDFMRKADPLPLDMPVPENVVQAWIDTSSGQGTDPSCPNAVQMPYIRGSQPAAGLGCGIQAPANEVMDWVRGWLD
- a CDS encoding AAA family ATPase yields the protein MSQALIAALQNPALYPHPVEQFQVIETHISWVILTGPFAYKIKKPVNFGFLDFTELSAREHFCKEELRLNQRLTQGLYLDVLPISGSVEAPQLGGSGTAIEYVLKMRQFPQSQLLSDVQARGELTEAHIDDLAKQIADFHGTTPAVASSHALCSPDAIVAPMRQNFEQIRPLLNDAADLQQLAALQDWTEATYTRLEPLLAERANSGSIRECHGDIHLGNATLLDGQVVLFDCIEFNEPFRLIDIASDAAFLAMDLEDRGLKAHAWRFINAWLEHTGDYAALELLNFYKAYRALVRAKVALFSLAHQTDAVQKAVTLRQYRNYANLAESYSAIPSCFLAITHGVSAVGKSHVAMRLVEALGAIRLRSDVERKRLFGEQSLADLGKLSAGIYTQNASATTYQRLHQLAKATLHAGFPVIIDATYLKQAQREAASQVAEACGVPFIILECSAPDEVIASWLEQRKAAGSDPSDATMDVVLAQKASREALSDGELLHSKRVDTHESASLDTLIARIRQRLPGI
- a CDS encoding pentapeptide repeat-containing protein, translating into MSQPKQLDNPLYALIHNEKVSAFNAQKPKDTVVDLSDGDFRGLDLRALDAHGINFTNAYFRGADLRGLDLRYSQLEGASIAHAQISGAYFPVELTADEILMSVNFGTRLRYKTR